Genomic segment of Murdochiella vaginalis:
CACGCGTAGATCAGTCCGTGATTGACGCGGGCTTAAAATATGTGAATAACGACTCGTGCTATCCGTCGATTACCGTCATCGGCCAGATGTTGGAAGCGCTGGAGAGCGGAAAATATGACCCCGACCGCACGGCGCTCTTGATGACGCAGACGGGCGGCGCGTGTCGTGCGTCCAATTACGTCGGCTACATCCGCAAGGGGCTGGCCGACATGGGCTATCCGCAGGTGCCGGTGATTGCACTTTCGGTGCAGGGCATTGAAGTTTCCGAAGGCTTTACCTTCGGCCCGTCGTTGCTGAACAAGGCCGGCTATGCGCTGGTGGCAGGCGATCTTGTCATGCGCTGTGCGAACGCCACGCGTCCCTATGAGAAAAACGCGGGACAGACGGACCGTCTCAAAGACAAGTGGATTGCGCGTTTTGCCGAATTTGTCGTGCGTCCGCATCGTTCGTTGTTTAAGAAACTTTGTGCCGACTGCGTTGAAGAATTTGATACCGTGCCGCGCGTGGCGCGCACCTGCCCGAAAGCGGGCATCGTCGGCGAAATTTTGGTCAAATACTTGCCGGAAGCGAATAACCACTTGCAGAAGCTGTTGGAGGACGAAGGCGCCGAGGTCATCGTTCCCGATTTGATGGACTTTCTGGTGTATTCCTTCCGCAATGCGAAACATAAGAGCGAACTGCTCGGCAAGAGCAAATTGCTGGGCTTTGTCTCGAGCGGACTGGGCGTATCGGCCATTGAATACTATCGAAAACCCGCCAGAAAAGCGCTGCGCGCCTCGAAACATTTCCAAGAGCCGCCCTATGCGAAACAGATCGAACGGTATGCCGAAGAAGTCGTCTCGCTGGGGCATCAATACGGCGAAGGCTGGCTTTTGGCCGGGGAAATGATCGAATTAATTGCACAGGGCGCGCCGAACATTGTCTGCATTCAGCCGTTTGGCTGTTTGCCCAACCATATTACCGGCAAGGGCGTCATGAAGGCGGTTCGCGAAAAGCATCCGGAGGCCAACATCATTGCGATCGACTATGATCCCGGTGCCTCCGAAGTCAACCAGATCAACCGCGTCAAGCTCATGATGAGCTCCGCCTGGGAAGTGGTCGGCGGGCGAGGAGACAAAAAAGCGGAACGCAAGGCATCCGGAGACGGCACGACAGGGTCCGCCGGCATGGATCCGCCTGTCATTCTGCGCCGGGAAAAACAAAGCGGGGAGGAAGACTATGCGCAAAGAACGCAAAGATGAACACATTGAACAGGTGTTGCGAACCGAACCGTATGGCGGCACGCTCCTGGATCAGGTGGTGCTGGAGCCGGTCTCGTTTCCGGAACTGGCCCTTTCCGACATTGATACCTCGGTGAAGTTTTTCGGTCGCACCATTCCGGCACCGCTCATGATCAATGCCATGACGGGCGGCACGGATATGACCAAGGGCATCAACCGGGATTTGGCGCAGATCGCCAAGGATTTCGGCTTGCCCATGCAGGTCGGCTCGCAGGTCATCGCGCTCGAAGATCCGAAAGCGGTGGATTCCTTCCGCATTGTGCGCGAAACGTTGGGGCAAGACGGCCTTATTATCGGCAATGTGTCGGCAGGTGTTTCGGTGGATCAGGTGGCACGTGCTATGGAGATGATCGATGCGCAGGGCATCGGCGTGCATGTCAATCCTTCCCAGGAAATGGCCCAGGAAGAGGGCGATCGCGATTTTCGCGGCTTGTATGATAATCTGCGGTGCATCGCGGAAGCCTTTCCCGGAAAAGTGATTGTTAAGGAAGTGGGCTTCGGCATGAGTCGGCAGGACGGGCGTCTGCTTCGCGATGTTCCCGTGGAATACATTGATGTTTCGGGATCGGGCGGAACCAATTTTATGGAAGTGGAAGACCAACGCTCCATGCGCCGCGATCTGACGGAATTTTATTCCTGGGGCATTCCGACGGCAAAGGCGATTTGGAATGTGCATAAGGAATGTCCAAATACCAAGCGGATCGCGTCGGGCGGCATCACCACGGCGACGGATGTGTTGCATGCCCATGTGCTGGGGGCGGATATGAGCGCGATTTCCGGGGAGCTTTTGCGTTACTTGATGCATGGCTCACTGGAATATGCGGAAGAATATTTACAGGGCGTTTTGGATAACATCGCGATGGGCCTACTGCTTTTGGGATGCCGGACGATGGCGGATTTACATCACATTCCCTATCTGATGGTCGGTCGCCTGAAAGAGATGGTCGATGCGGAGGAACGCACCGAAGGACGAAAGGGAAGAGCATGAGCGAGGAAAATACGCGAAAAAAGCCGGTATTTTACAAGGAACCCCATGAAAAGAGTCGGATCCGTCATGTGGTGGCGGTCATGTCGGGAAAGGGCGGCGTCGGTAAGTCCATGGTGACGACGATGTGCGCGCTTGCCATGCAGCAGACCGGACGGGAAGCGGCGATTCTGGATGCCGACGTGACGGGCCCGTCCATTCCTCATGCATTCGGCCTCGAAGGAGGACTCGAACGACGAGACGGCATCCCTTATGCTCGGCGCACAAAGAGTGGCATTCAAGTCGTTTCCACGAACCTGATTTTGCCGCATGACACCGATCCGGTGCTCTGGAAAGGGGCGCTCGTCGGAAGCGCGATTCAGCAATTCTGGACGGAAGTGGTCTACGAAGATGTAGATTACCTTTTTGTGGATATGCCCCCGGGCACGGGCGATGTACCGTTAACGGTATTTCAGATGATTCCTGTGGATGGGGTGCTCATCGTCACTTCGCCGCAGGAGCTGGTGAGCATGGTGGTCGAGAAAGCCATCAACATGACCAAGATGATGAGCCTTCCGGTATTTGGTATTATGGAAAATATGAGTTACTTTGAAGCGCCGGATACGAAACGACGCTATGAAATCTTCGGCAAAAGCCGTATCGACGAAGTGGCGGCGCGCTATGACCTTCCGGTGCTGGCAAAGCTCGCCATCAACCCGACCATAGCGAGCTTAATCGATGAGGGTCGTGTTGAGGAAGCCGATACAAGCCCCTTTGCCCCGACCATTGACGCCATTCTGGAAAAGGAAGCCGAATAGCGCGCTCAGCAAAAGGAAGCGCGCCCGAAGAAACGCATTCCACACAAGGAGGAAATATGGAATCCATAGAACAGCTTGCCATACAAACCATACGCTTGTTAAGCGTGGATCAGATCAATCAAGCCAACTCCGGCCATCCCGGCCTGCCCCTGGGTGCAGCACCCATGGCCTATACTCTCTTTACGCAGTTTTTGCGGCAGAATCCGAAAAATCCGGATTGGTCCAACCGCGACCGCTTTGTGCTCTCGGCCGGCCACGGTTCGGCCTTGCTCTACAGTCTGCTGCATCTGTCGGGATACGACCTTTCTCTTGACGATCTGAAGCAGTTTCGTCAGCTTAACGCGAAAACACCGGGGCATCCCGAAGTGCATCATACGCCGGGCGTCGAGGCGACCACCGGGCCGCTCGGGCAGGGATTTGCCAACGGTGTGGGCATGGCCATGGCCGAAGCGCATTTGGCGGCTTGCTATAATCGCGACGGTGTAACGCTCGTGGATCACGACACCTATGTCCTTTGCGGCGACGGTGATCTCATGGAAGGCGTCAGCGCGGAAGCGGCATCTCTGGCCGGCCGTCTCAAGCTCGGCAAGCTCATCGTTCTGTATGATTCCAACGACATCTGTCTGGACGGCAAGACCGACCAGGTCTTTACGGAAAACGTGGCGGAGCGATTCCGCGCCTATGGTTGGCAGGTGCTCGACGTTGCCGACGGCAACGACATCAATGCCATTGCCGAGGCGATTCGCGAAGCCCGTGTCGATAAGGAACATCCGACGCTCATTGAAGTACACACCGTCATCGGCTACGGGTCGCCAAAGGCCGGCACCAACAGCGTGCATGGTGCCCCGCTTGGCGAAGAGGCGACCGCGTCCTTAAAAAAGACATTGGGCTGGGACTATCCCGCGTTTACCGTTCCCGAGGAAGTACAGGCGCATTTCGCCGAGACCGTCGGAAAACGCGGCGAACACGAGGAACAGGCCTGGCAAGAGCGCTTTGACCAATTGGCCGAGAAAGACCCGAAGCTGGCACAAGCCTATAGGGACGCGTTTGCCGGCAAATTGCCGGAAAACTGGGCGGAGCAGCTGCCCTCCTGGAAGGAAGGCGACAAAGCCGAGGCGACGCGTGCCACATCCCATACGGTGATTCAGGCCATTGCGAAAGCGGTACCGAATTTCTGGGGCGGCTCTGCGGATTTGTCCAGTTCCAATAAAACGCAAATCGGTGGGGAAGGCGCCTTCCGCGTGGAGGATGATGCCGATCGCAACATTTGGTATGGCGTGCGCGAATTTGCCATGGCGGCCATTAACAACGGCATTGCGCTGCACGGCGGCACCAAAGTTTTCGGTGCGACCTTCTTTGTTTTCTCGGATTATTTCCGCGGCGCAGCGCGTGTTGCCGCCCTGTCGAAGTTACCGGTGATGTATGTATTGACACATGATAGCGTAGCGGTCGGCGAAGACGGTCCCACGCATGAACCGATTGAACAGCTTGCCAGCTGGCGCGCCATGCCGAATATGGACGTGATTCGTCCGGCGGATGCCAACGAAACGGCGCAGGCTTGGCGTCTGGCGATGGAGAGCACGGATCATCCGACCATGCTCGTCCTCACGCGTCAGAACATTCCGGTGCTGCCGCATACGCACGAGAAGGCCGAAGAGGGCGTTGCTCGCGGCGGCTATGTGCTGTCGCCGTCGAAAAAAGAGACGCCGGACGGCATTTTAATCGGCACGGGTTCCGAGGTCCAACTGCTTGTCGAAGCGCAGAAAATTCTGGCCGCGGACGGCATTGAGGTTTCAGTGGTTTCTATGCCGAGTACCGCACGTTTTGATCAGCAGGATGCGGCATACCGCGAAAAGGTCTTGCCTTCCACGGTGCGTCATCGCTTGAGTCTCGAAGCAGCAACCACCTTCGGGTGGGAACGCTACGTCGGTCTGGACGGTATCGCGCTGGGCATTGACCGCTTCGGTCTGTCTGCGCCGGCGGAGGAAGTGCTCCAGGAATTGGGTATAACAACGCAAGCGGTGGTTAAGGCATACCGCGACACGTTCACACGATAAGTCGCAGCCTCGCCGAAGGGCGGGGCTTTTACGTAGGAAAGAGGAGAACATGTCCGCATTATTGGAACTGAAAGATTTGTATGTCGGCGTTGATCAAACCGACATTCTGAAAGGGATCAACCTGACTATTCACCCGGGCGAAATTCATGTGGTAATGGGGCCCAATGGCGCCGGGAAATCGACGCTTGCCAATGCCATCATGGCGCACCCCCGTTATCATGTTCATAAAGGAGACATTCTGTTCGAGGGCGAGAGCATTCTCGAGGATACGGCGGATGCGCGCGCCCGAAAAGGAATTTTCCTCAGCTTTCAAACGCCGCAGGAAGTTCCCGGTGTCAGCGTCGAAGATTTTCTGCGCACGGCCAAGGGCCAGCGCGAGGGAAAAACACCATCGGTATTGAAATTCAAGAAAGCGCTCGCAGCAAAAATGGAAGCCCTGTCTATGGCACCGGAATACGCGGAACGCTATTTGAACGTCGGCTTTTCCGGCGGCGAAAAGAAAAAGACCGAAATTTTGCAGATGCAGGTGCTGGATCCGAAGCTGATTCTGTTGGATGAGACGGATTCGGGTCTGGATGTCGATGCGGTGCGCATTGTCAGCCGGGGGGTTGCCGAGTTTCTGGATGATACGAAGGCTTGCCTCATTATTACGCATAT
This window contains:
- the fni gene encoding type 2 isopentenyl-diphosphate Delta-isomerase, giving the protein MRKERKDEHIEQVLRTEPYGGTLLDQVVLEPVSFPELALSDIDTSVKFFGRTIPAPLMINAMTGGTDMTKGINRDLAQIAKDFGLPMQVGSQVIALEDPKAVDSFRIVRETLGQDGLIIGNVSAGVSVDQVARAMEMIDAQGIGVHVNPSQEMAQEEGDRDFRGLYDNLRCIAEAFPGKVIVKEVGFGMSRQDGRLLRDVPVEYIDVSGSGGTNFMEVEDQRSMRRDLTEFYSWGIPTAKAIWNVHKECPNTKRIASGGITTATDVLHAHVLGADMSAISGELLRYLMHGSLEYAEEYLQGVLDNIAMGLLLLGCRTMADLHHIPYLMVGRLKEMVDAEERTEGRKGRA
- a CDS encoding Mrp/NBP35 family ATP-binding protein, which codes for MSEENTRKKPVFYKEPHEKSRIRHVVAVMSGKGGVGKSMVTTMCALAMQQTGREAAILDADVTGPSIPHAFGLEGGLERRDGIPYARRTKSGIQVVSTNLILPHDTDPVLWKGALVGSAIQQFWTEVVYEDVDYLFVDMPPGTGDVPLTVFQMIPVDGVLIVTSPQELVSMVVEKAINMTKMMSLPVFGIMENMSYFEAPDTKRRYEIFGKSRIDEVAARYDLPVLAKLAINPTIASLIDEGRVEEADTSPFAPTIDAILEKEAE
- the tkt gene encoding transketolase is translated as MESIEQLAIQTIRLLSVDQINQANSGHPGLPLGAAPMAYTLFTQFLRQNPKNPDWSNRDRFVLSAGHGSALLYSLLHLSGYDLSLDDLKQFRQLNAKTPGHPEVHHTPGVEATTGPLGQGFANGVGMAMAEAHLAACYNRDGVTLVDHDTYVLCGDGDLMEGVSAEAASLAGRLKLGKLIVLYDSNDICLDGKTDQVFTENVAERFRAYGWQVLDVADGNDINAIAEAIREARVDKEHPTLIEVHTVIGYGSPKAGTNSVHGAPLGEEATASLKKTLGWDYPAFTVPEEVQAHFAETVGKRGEHEEQAWQERFDQLAEKDPKLAQAYRDAFAGKLPENWAEQLPSWKEGDKAEATRATSHTVIQAIAKAVPNFWGGSADLSSSNKTQIGGEGAFRVEDDADRNIWYGVREFAMAAINNGIALHGGTKVFGATFFVFSDYFRGAARVAALSKLPVMYVLTHDSVAVGEDGPTHEPIEQLASWRAMPNMDVIRPADANETAQAWRLAMESTDHPTMLVLTRQNIPVLPHTHEKAEEGVARGGYVLSPSKKETPDGILIGTGSEVQLLVEAQKILAADGIEVSVVSMPSTARFDQQDAAYREKVLPSTVRHRLSLEAATTFGWERYVGLDGIALGIDRFGLSAPAEEVLQELGITTQAVVKAYRDTFTR
- the sufC gene encoding Fe-S cluster assembly ATPase SufC; the encoded protein is MSALLELKDLYVGVDQTDILKGINLTIHPGEIHVVMGPNGAGKSTLANAIMAHPRYHVHKGDILFEGESILEDTADARARKGIFLSFQTPQEVPGVSVEDFLRTAKGQREGKTPSVLKFKKALAAKMEALSMAPEYAERYLNVGFSGGEKKKTEILQMQVLDPKLILLDETDSGLDVDAVRIVSRGVAEFLDDTKACLIITHISGILEYLHPDFVHVIIDGKLVKNGGPEVAERINREGYEWIRREMAEEVTDEQK